A single Danio rerio strain Tuebingen ecotype United States chromosome 17, GRCz12tu, whole genome shotgun sequence DNA region contains:
- the LOC137489981 gene encoding serine/threonine-protein kinase pim-3-like isoform X1, with protein sequence MGENRSRSRSRSSAFIQAAVQDVRTHDGDGETQTVSQELDGPLPSLLAKSVSTDQGNRKRKRQSGSQQTPEDERPSTSSRRALKRSRRDAYAKGPLLGDGGFGSVFAGMRRSDGLPVAIKYVSKERTQRRLRVEGQGRLPLEVALMTRVNSAPACPNVLQLLDWFDRPRRYILILERPDPCQDLQSFCEENGCLDERLAKKVLVQLIAALKHCESRGVLHRDVKPENLLISTESQDIKLLDFGCGDLLKRSAYKYFAGTIQYAPPEWFCRQRYHAGPATVWSVGVTLFNILCNRFPFGGALRVTSRSKLTFPITLSTECRQLIGWCLSPAAADRPSLDDIERHPWLQ encoded by the exons atgggtgaaaaccgca gccgctccagatccaggagttctgctttcatccaggcagctgttcaggacgtcaggacacatgatggtgatggtgaaacccagaccgtgagccaagagcttgatggacctctgccttccctgttggccaaatctgtgtccacagatcagggtaacaggaagaggaagcggcagagcggcagccagcaaacaccagaagatgaacgtccgtccacctcatctagaagagctctcaaacgctctcgcagag acgcgtatgcaaagggcccactgctgggagacggtggatttggctctgtgttcgctgggatgcgcaggtccgatggactgcca gtcgccatcaagtatgtgtctaaagagcggacacagaggagactgagagtt gaaggtcagggtcggctgccgctggaggtggcactgatgacccgcgtcaattcagctcctgcctgccccaacgtcctgcagctgcttgactggtttgaccgtcccagacgctacatcctgatcctggagcgtccggatccctgccaagacctccagagcttctgtgaggagaacggctgtctggatgagcgtctggccaagaaagtgctggtgcagctgatcgcggctctgaaacactgcgagagccgcggagtcctgcaccgggacgtcaagccagagaacctgctgatctccacagagtcccaggacatcaagctgctggacttcggctgtggagatctgctcaagcgctcggcctacaaatacttcgcag gaactattcaatacgctccacctgagtggttctgcagacagcgctaccatgcgggtccagctacggtgtggtcagtaggagtgaccctcttcaacatcctgtgcaaccgtttccccttcggaggtgcactgagggtcacgtccagaagcaaactgaccttccccataactctgtcaacag agtgccgtcagctgattggctggtgtctcagtccagcggcggctgatcggcccagtttggacgatattgagcgccatccctggttacagtga
- the LOC137489981 gene encoding serine/threonine-protein kinase pim-3-like isoform X2: MGENRSRSRSRSSAFIQAAVQDVRTHDGDGETQTVSQELDGPLPSLLAKSVSTDQGNRKRKRQSGSQQTPEDERPSTSSRRALKRSRRDAYAKGPLLGDGGFGSVFAGMRRSDGLPVAIKYVSKERTQRRLRVEGQGRLPLEVALMTRVNSAPACPNVLQLLDWFDRPRRYILILERPDPCQDLQSFCEENGCLDERLAKKVLVQLIAALKHCESRGVLHRDVKPENLLISTESQDIKLLDFGCGDLLKRSAYKYFAGTIQYAPPEWFCRQRYHAGPATVWSVGVTLFNILCNRFPFGGALRVTSRSKLTFPITLSTEAVDADGEEENTHRTHTEQQIPAENTL; this comes from the exons atgggtgaaaaccgca gccgctccagatccaggagttctgctttcatccaggcagctgttcaggacgtcaggacacatgatggtgatggtgaaacccagaccgtgagccaagagcttgatggacctctgccttccctgttggccaaatctgtgtccacagatcagggtaacaggaagaggaagcggcagagcggcagccagcaaacaccagaagatgaacgtccgtccacctcatctagaagagctctcaaacgctctcgcagag acgcgtatgcaaagggcccactgctgggagacggtggatttggctctgtgttcgctgggatgcgcaggtccgatggactgcca gtcgccatcaagtatgtgtctaaagagcggacacagaggagactgagagtt gaaggtcagggtcggctgccgctggaggtggcactgatgacccgcgtcaattcagctcctgcctgccccaacgtcctgcagctgcttgactggtttgaccgtcccagacgctacatcctgatcctggagcgtccggatccctgccaagacctccagagcttctgtgaggagaacggctgtctggatgagcgtctggccaagaaagtgctggtgcagctgatcgcggctctgaaacactgcgagagccgcggagtcctgcaccgggacgtcaagccagagaacctgctgatctccacagagtcccaggacatcaagctgctggacttcggctgtggagatctgctcaagcgctcggcctacaaatacttcgcag gaactattcaatacgctccacctgagtggttctgcagacagcgctaccatgcgggtccagctacggtgtggtcagtaggagtgaccctcttcaacatcctgtgcaaccgtttccccttcggaggtgcactgagggtcacgtccagaagcaaactgaccttccccataactctgtcaacag aggcagtagacgcagatggagaagaggagaacacacaccgaacacacactgaacagcagattccagcagaaaacacactctga
- the LOC110438564 gene encoding serine/threonine-protein kinase pim-3-like isoform X1 has protein sequence MGENRSRSRSRSSAFIQAAVQDVRTHDGDGETQTVSQELDGPLPSLLAKSVSTDQGNRKRKRQSGSQQTPEDERPSTSSRRALKRSRRDAYAKGPLLGDGGFGSVFAGMRRSDGLPVAIKYVSKERTQRRLRVEGQGRLPLEVALMTRVNSAPACPNVLQLLDWFDRPRRYILILERPDPCQDLQSFCEENGCLDERLAKKVLVQLIAALKHCESRGVLHRDVKPENLLISTESQDIKLLDFGCGDLLKRSAYKYFAGTIQYAPPEWFCRQRYHAGPATVWSVGVTLFNILCNRFPFGGALRVTSRSKLTFPITLSTECRQLIGWCLSPAAADRPSLDDIERHPWLQ, from the exons atgggtgaaaaccgca gccgctccagatccaggagttctgctttcatccaggcagctgttcaggacgtcaggacacatgatggtgatggtgaaacccagaccgtgagccaagagcttgatggacctctgccttccctgttggccaaatctgtgtccacagatcagggtaacaggaagaggaagcggcagagcggcagccagcaaacaccagaagatgaacgtccgtccacctcatctagaagagctctcaaacgctctcgcagag acgcgtatgcaaagggcccactgctgggagacggtggatttggctctgtgttcgctgggatgcgcaggtccgatggactgcca gtcgccatcaagtatgtgtccaaagagcggacacagaggagactgagagtt gaaggtcagggtcggctgccgctggaggtggcactgatgacccgcgtcaattcagctcctgcctgccccaacgtcctgcagctgcttgactggtttgaccgtcccagacgctacatcctgatcctggagcgtccggatccctgccaagacctccagagcttctgtgaggagaacggctgtctggatgagcgtctggccaagaaagtgctggtgcagctgatcgcggctctgaaacactgcgagagccgcggagtcctgcaccgggacgtcaagccagagaacctgctgatctccacagagtcccaggacatcaagctgctggacttcggctgtggagatctgctcaagcgctcggcctacaaatacttcgcag gaactattcaatacgctccacctgagtggttctgcagacagcgctaccatgcgggtccagctacggtgtggtcagtaggagtgaccctcttcaacatcctgtgcaaccgtttccccttcggaggtgcactgagggtcacgtccagaagcaaactgaccttccccataactctgtcaacag agtgccgtcagctgattggctggtgtctcagtccagcggcggctgatcggcccagtttggacgatattgagcgccatccctggttacagtga
- the LOC110438564 gene encoding serine/threonine-protein kinase pim-3-like isoform X2 gives MGENRSRSRSRSSAFIQAAVQDVRTHDGDGETQTVSQELDGPLPSLLAKSVSTDQGNRKRKRQSGSQQTPEDERPSTSSRRALKRSRRDAYAKGPLLGDGGFGSVFAGMRRSDGLPVAIKYVSKERTQRRLRVEGQGRLPLEVALMTRVNSAPACPNVLQLLDWFDRPRRYILILERPDPCQDLQSFCEENGCLDERLAKKVLVQLIAALKHCESRGVLHRDVKPENLLISTESQDIKLLDFGCGDLLKRSAYKYFAGTIQYAPPEWFCRQRYHAGPATVWSVGVTLFNILCNRFPFGGALRVTSRSKLTFPITLSTEAVDADGEEENTHRTHTEQQIPAENTL, from the exons atgggtgaaaaccgca gccgctccagatccaggagttctgctttcatccaggcagctgttcaggacgtcaggacacatgatggtgatggtgaaacccagaccgtgagccaagagcttgatggacctctgccttccctgttggccaaatctgtgtccacagatcagggtaacaggaagaggaagcggcagagcggcagccagcaaacaccagaagatgaacgtccgtccacctcatctagaagagctctcaaacgctctcgcagag acgcgtatgcaaagggcccactgctgggagacggtggatttggctctgtgttcgctgggatgcgcaggtccgatggactgcca gtcgccatcaagtatgtgtccaaagagcggacacagaggagactgagagtt gaaggtcagggtcggctgccgctggaggtggcactgatgacccgcgtcaattcagctcctgcctgccccaacgtcctgcagctgcttgactggtttgaccgtcccagacgctacatcctgatcctggagcgtccggatccctgccaagacctccagagcttctgtgaggagaacggctgtctggatgagcgtctggccaagaaagtgctggtgcagctgatcgcggctctgaaacactgcgagagccgcggagtcctgcaccgggacgtcaagccagagaacctgctgatctccacagagtcccaggacatcaagctgctggacttcggctgtggagatctgctcaagcgctcggcctacaaatacttcgcag gaactattcaatacgctccacctgagtggttctgcagacagcgctaccatgcgggtccagctacggtgtggtcagtaggagtgaccctcttcaacatcctgtgcaaccgtttccccttcggaggtgcactgagggtcacgtccagaagcaaactgaccttccccataactctgtcaacag aggcagtagacgcagatggagaagaggagaacacacaccgaacacacactgaacagcagattccagcagaaaacacactctga